ttaaaaattaaacaaagcaGGGTCCAATTAACCTGCCAGTAGTCCAACGGTATTTCAgtagaaaacaacaaaagaagggGCTAAACTCAGAAAAAGGCAAAACTCCCCCCCACCtctcaaattcaaatcaaatcagtCAACTCCCTGCCAAAAAAAACTCATccattcactttttttttagggttagaTCTCAAACTGCAACTCTCTCTGTTCAATTCTCTCGCCAAATGAACCAATCATCAAAAACCCACAAGCAAAAACGCCAAACTGGATTACCAGAACAACCCACCAAGACCCAAAGGAGAAAGAAACAGCCTCAGCCTCAGCATCAGCCAAGCTTTAGAAGAAACCCACTTCAAGATCTCAATAATGGTGGCATTGATAGCACCAGCATTGATAACACCAGCAATGCTTCTTCTTTATCCTCCATTGAAGCTCCTAAGGGCTGTCTCAGGTTCTTCCTCTctcactcttcttcttccaggaCTGCAAAAACTCCTttcaataatagtagtaatattCAGAGACTGACAAAAGTAAAGCCCTTCTCCTCAAAAACCCCCATGTCAGCTCCTGATATGATGAGACCCGCAAAGGAGAACTCCTCACGGCAGAACCTTTTTGAGAGACCCCTTTCAAAAAAGGTGGAGAAGGTGAAGAGAAACCATCCTCCATGTCTGTACCAATGGCAATCTGGTAAGAAACGCACTTGTTCTAGAAATGAGATTGCTAATGCTAAAGTTTCGTCCTTTTCGGAATCAAGTGGCAGTCTTGTGAATAATAAGCTGAAATCTGGGTTTGGAGAGTTGAGAAAGGTGATAATTGATGGAGTATATGAGGGTAGTGAAGCAAATTTGACTCCTTTGTGTAAAGTGGCCAGTGGATCTGGTTTGAATCTTGGAGTTGATGGTAAGGTTATGAATGATGATTTTTATGAGAAATCATCAAATTGTAATACTGACTCAAAATCAACAAGTAGCAATACCAAGACACCTCCAGTTCAGCCCTCAGTATCACCAGAGATACAATGTGGATCATCTATGAAGCTAATGACAGGGAAACCGATTACGCCTGCTACTTGTTATGGTGCTGGTCATGTTGTGTCTGGGGTCACTGACAAGAGGAAGTGTAGGCCTAGAGGGATACTCGCTTGTGGAGAAGCTAAAGCACTTGGTAGTTTTGATAGTGATGAGGATATTGAACATGAGAATGATATAGCGCTTGTTGAGAATTCTGCTGTTTCTGTGTTGCCTTTGCCTATTGAAGCTTCAATGCATTGGCTTTTATCACCCTGCGATGAGGAGGATGAGGACCAGAAGGAGAATCCTCGAAACAGGTTATGCGGTTTTCAGAGATTGGAGGTGCGTGCCATGCACAATTCTCCTGCTTCAATTCCATCTGGCTATGGTGGCTTTTCACCGAATTTGTGCAGTACAAGTGCTGACAGAAGTATCTCTACTGTTAGTGctgggaggaggaggagtgCTTCTTTGCTTTCTCCCATTGAGCTCCCTCTTCCCGAGTTTCAAGGATTTCTGGCAACTGCTTTATGTGACGACTTCGCTGTTTCACCTTTAGAAGAAGAGACGAATAATCTCCGTGGCCTAGATGGAGAGAACTCTCCATTCTCCATAGGCTCGTTGGGTAGTGGGAATGTAATCCAGACTCCCCAATCTGATTCTAGCTCAGATAGACGAGTAGGCGCATCTTGGTTACAAGTAGATGGTAATAGAAAGAAATGTAGCTTTGATTCTGAACTCAATTCAGTGGCTGAGCATCTTCAGATGACTAGTTTATCTCCCAAGAGCCATGCATCATTATGGGATCCAACCAATTCAAGTTTTCGATTTGATTCTCTGACCATGCCTTCCAATTCAGTCGATCTTTCTAAGTTTCACAAAATTTTGGACGATCGGGCTTCTTGGTTTTCTAATTCTACAATCGAGAATGTATCACAATCTCAGATGAGAATATCTTGGAGGGAAGGATTGGTAAGTCGTATTTTTGAGATGGATGAATTTGATTGTTGTAGATACTTGTCTGATGAAGAGCACGATGGCAGTGCCTGCAAAATTGATTGCTCAAAATCTCATAAGAGTCCTGAGCTCAATGTTGATGCAGCAACTGATCGCATTTCAATTAACGGTTTTGGATCTACTGAATATGTAATGGAGGATCAGGGAACAGGTGACAAAGCCAAGGATAGCCTCCCTTCTCAGCCACCAAGTTCATGTGCAGAGTCCATAAGCACTGATGGTGGTGGTCTTGCTTGTTCAGATGATTCAGATTGGACCCTATGCTACAAGAACCATTTGTTTCAAGTATAATTcctctcctttgttttttaattcaatcagaGAAACTCTGGCAAGCTTTAGCTCAAAGGTGGTTCTTAAGGATGGAGATTGTACTAGTTACACAATTTGTATTTCAGTTGTATTTCTCTTGATTTTACTTGGTTTAAATATTGATATTCATTGTTATATGAAATCCATTAACACTCTTTATTCCATTGCTAAATTGTTTACATCTCATTTGATGTCTTGGGGACCTCagaaatatatgtttttctgcTTGTTCATAGCTTTTATTTTCCTACTGAGTTTAAAAGACGGGTAAAAGAAGGTGTTAGGGGACATAGCAGCAtagcaaagggaaaaaaaagggtgGTAAACATAGGTTGAGAGATCTGTTTTAACTGACGATGATTGTGCAGTGTTACTGGCTGGCCAGAAAGATGAATGAACGGTCCATGATGCCCAGCCCTTTCAGTTTGAAAATACCAGGATGTGCCCTCTCAAAATAGGCAAAAGGTCTATAAAAACGAATCCTACATATGCTGGATATAGCTATTACTAAATATAGCAATTGGAcagaaaaatatttctaaagttCAAATTACAGAGCGAGTTGCCTGGGCCTGGAGGTCGATCCTAATCAAAGGAGAAGAGTAATTGTTAGAAGGTGTCTGACAATGAGGTTTAAAACACAACCAATTTATGATCTCTGGATGTGCTGTGGAGTAATGATGCGGTAGTAAATAGGAGCAATTGTATTAGAAGAAAAGAGCATGTAGTGGCATTTTCAAGGAATAGCAAACAGAGGAGCTTTTTCTGCAAGCCATTGTCATTTGAGCAGGTCTGAGATTAAAAACCCTTCATTGTCatctctcatcttttttttttttcttggccaaTTGTACAAATAGGTTGGCAATGATAAGCTTTGTCTTGCAGTGACCGAGTACATTGATTTGCCGGGCTGTGGTCCTGGTACGAAGTCACAACTCCACGATAAAGTTGATGATACCAGATGCGTATCTACTAATATTGGATTAACCCTCTCTGGCAGTCTTGTATTTGAGGTAACCATTTCACGGCTctcatattaaattttcaaagtgtGGATACAAGTAGAAGCAAGCTTTTAGATATAAATTCCATTGCCTAATTGAACAAGCTAGTTCCAAAACAAGAAAGTGACTCAGCAAAGAAAGTCTCTCGTGACATGTTGCATTCTAGAGCTGTATCTCATGGATTGTGGGAATTTATTCATCTTTGGGTATTGTAGCGGAAATAATCTTGCAGGTTTAGGAGTATGACTTGCTGAAGTAGAGGGACAGTATGGACAAGAAAGGTCATGACAATTAGGGGGGGAAAAGGATTTTCGGCTTCACAGGAGATGAAAACGTGAATGTTATCCTTTGTAATCAGCTTTGTTCAGTCAAATTGCTGGAGATGTCATAGGCAGGGTAGGCTTGTTGAGTTAATGACAATGTCACGATGCATCTGGGATTTGTTTCAATAATCTTGAAGTAAGCATCTTACAACCAATTATTTATCACTTCTATGAAAAAGGATATCTGTGGAAATTTGTACCTGAAGAAACCCTTGATAATGTCTAAAGAGCACCtaaattttgtttcttgaacTAAATAAAGAACATGGACTTTGACATTCTAGTAGACTGAATCCGAGTAAACTCAAAATGATCTCTTGGAGGCTCTTTATCATTATTACCCTTTTCTTTGGCCCCTGGGATAATCAGATCGCGTCTTGATCTAAGATTCAAGACGTTGATCCTACAAGAAAGATCATATAGATAGGCATACAAGTGTGCATATGCATCGCTTGTCGACGCAAGTAATTTGATTAAACTTATCCAGAGTTAGTTGCCATGTCAGGTAGACATCACAGGTTAAATCTTCCAAGAAACAGTCCCTGATTTGGTTGGTTTCTAGATATCACACTTGTGCAGGTCATACATGCCTCTTAATTTGACAAAATCCAAACGGAGTATTTAGTAatcatttatgttgtttttaagataaaaataaaaaaaaaaagaacaaaaacaaaaacccagagTACTCTCATATATGCTCCTATTATTCTAAGTCACCATCACCAAATCTCCTATGATGATTAGGTAAACAAGAACCAAGGCatataaaacattttgttttgttattccACCCATCAATGCCGGCTATGATCATCTACGGATTGTGGTGAAGAAAGTTATGCATCAAGGACCTAAGGCCACTCTGCTTAACAGAATCAATGGATAGTAAAAGCTTCATTTGTGCCGCCAATGGTCAATAGATGACAGCTTTTTTGATGTGACATCAACCAAATCAACTTGGATTATCATAGCACAATCTAATCATTTATTGTAATAACTAAAAGTAATTGACGAAACATAGTTTTAGCAGccacatataatattttatctagtAATTGggttaaaacaaaaataataatatatataattatattttgttttttagttttaatatattaatttaaaaaaaaattaaaaataaaaatattattttaatatattttaaataaaaaatactttcaatcataactataatttcaaataaacctTAAATGGTGAGATATTTTTACTCATCGGGTGGTTGTAATAGGCGTGCTCAAATTCTTTATTACAGTAAAATGTCCCTGCTTTCTTCTGCctgagtgtttgtttttaacttgtattttgtCATGGGAGATGAGTTTGGCAATTCAAACCTCACTGGATGGTTTATGCGTGGACTCACTCAAGTTGATGCATTCTAATAGACAGATTTCTTCGTTTTGCTTGTTCAATACCATGCCATATCACCATCGTTTGATTTTGaacttggatttttatttttatttttataatatgatataattCAGTCTCTATACATGATTTGGCTCTATTTTGTtgtaatgataatgatgatgtcATGGAAAGATTATAGAATACGGGAagttttgtttagtttctttGTGAAAGTCTTGAGATACAAATAGACGTGTTGGACTTTTAATCTCCACATCAGATACAATTAGACGTGTATATCACTCTCACGCCCCCACCAGGGCCACCACTAAACCCACCAAGCTCTAAAGTCTATAACTCCAAACCTTATTCAAACAATTGATTTGTAGTTGCATTCATAGGGAAAGGGAAGAACCAAACACAGAACTGGAAGTTGAAGGTGTGGTTTGATGGAGGGCCTAATTCCTTGGATTTACAAAGctttcatgaagaaaaaaactcgcAGCCAGTATGAGTGCCTTTCATCCGGTGCTGCACGAGGTTACAACATCTCGGATTTCTACATTCATGAAGCACCTAAAAGTGAGCTGCATTTGGAACCATCCATGGAGAAGAAAACTTATCAGAAAAAAGGTCATCAGAGATATTTTTCTGTTCATGGAGATTTCTCAGGTGGATTTTCGTCGCTGGCAGATCGCTCAACAGCTGCTGCTTCTCCTCAAACAAAGAGACTTGTGAGGTTCCGGAGCCAAAGAGTGTAGCCTTATTGGGTATATAACAGATTCCTAGAAATGAAACTTCTTCTGGTATCAAATGTCAAAAGATcttgatcccttttttttttttttttcctataattaaTCTTTGATCGATGTAGTCTTGCTCAATAACTGTTGTCTGAAAATTGcccccttcattttttttttttttttctagtgatgTTTCTCGTCCAAATTTGATGAGGTCAACTGTATAAAAATAAGGTTGTGCACTAGCTCAATGATTTGTAAGGGTTCTTGAGGGCATGCTGCATGCTTGCCGGTAAGGATTTGGTCTTTCTTCCATTGGAAAGAAGGTGGTAGTAAATATACATCTCACTACTAGTACAATATTTTTCCCGTTTCCTCTCTTCAATTTTCGTTGCGGTTTTTAAGGCAATTATCCTTTTTAAGAATAgatttttgttgaatttcaTGCTGCCAACCCTAACTAGTTGCTTTGGCACAAATtatgttagagagagagagagagcacgtATCAGCACATATGACAGCAAGCATTGAGTAAAATTCTTGGGGGCGAACGATGAGTTGTGAGGATCATTTGCTTTAATTGGTGACTGTggacaatatatataaaatagcatTGCAAATTACAAAGTGTATAGCACACAGATTTTTGGGTGAAAAAAGGCAATGCATGCGATTAAAAAGTCAAGTTAGGCAACCTCATCTACTTCATTTATAGTACTGTTTATGGTgggaaaaaacagagaaactTGCATGACTCTCTTTCTATCTTGTAATTTCGtcggttttttatgttttaaaaatatataatgtatggaaaattaaataacattaattaatgaatgatttttatatacaaaCCATATTAATTACTAATAATTTATTACATAATTTCATATTCTTAAATCATATATAGTATAAATATCTTAaatgtgaaatatatataaatatgagaTTGGGAAAGGCTGATTGAAGAAACAGTCACtatataatctatatatatatatatatatatttgcatgaaCTTTTGGTtataataatcaatttattaaagctACGAGAATTAgacttatatttcaaaaatacaaaaaaattattttgtttttttttttagtatttaggaTTATGAACTTATAAGATGTACtcctgatattaaataaaaatacatttccttttattttgacattagagcagttaggtttttttttaacctgataACATAAGGATCTCTTTACTAAGGAGATTTTTTGTAAACTTTAAACAGaccaataattagaaaatatgacaatattttagtttatattagacAATTAAACAATATGATTTATCTTAGATAAAGCATATTAAAAGtgttaatacttttttttacgCAACTAATTTTAATGTTCTATTTCTGAAATTAGACttttaatgatcaaaatattagatggaagtcttatttttttttcagtgataAAATACATTCCTAGTTCTTTTCACCTACAACCTTTCTCGATCCAAGAGAATGATAATCACGACATCGCACGTGCGAGAGCCTTAATTCATTCTCATGTGTTTGTCTTCACTTTAACAAAATGTACAAGTGTGTTGTATGGTCGGTCC
This Populus alba chromosome 7, ASM523922v2, whole genome shotgun sequence DNA region includes the following protein-coding sequences:
- the LOC118029100 gene encoding uncharacterized protein isoform X1, which translates into the protein MNQSSKTHKQKRQTGLPEQPTKTQRRKKQPQPQHQPSFRRNPLQDLNNGGIDSTSIDNTSNASSLSSIEAPKGCLRFFLSHSSSSRTAKTPFNNSSNIQRLTKVKPFSSKTPMSAPDMMRPAKENSSRQNLFERPLSKKVEKVKRNHPPCLYQWQSGKKRTCSRNEIANAKVSSFSESSGSLVNNKLKSGFGELRKVIIDGVYEGSEANLTPLCKVASGSGLNLGVDGKVMNDDFYEKSSNCNTDSKSTSSNTKTPPVQPSVSPEIQCGSSMKLMTGKPITPATCYGAGHVVSGVTDKRKCRPRGILACGEAKALGSFDSDEDIEHENDIALVENSAVSVLPLPIEASMHWLLSPCDEEDEDQKENPRNRLCGFQRLEVRAMHNSPASIPSGYGGFSPNLCSTSADRSISTVSAGRRRSASLLSPIELPLPEFQGFLATALCDDFAVSPLEEETNNLRGLDGENSPFSIGSLGSGNVIQTPQSDSSSDRRVGASWLQVDGNRKKCSFDSELNSVAEHLQMTSLSPKSHASLWDPTNSSFRFDSLTMPSNSVDLSKFHKILDDRASWFSNSTIENVSQSQMRISWREGLVSRIFEMDEFDCCRYLSDEEHDGSACKIDCSKSHKSPELNVDAATDRISINGFGSTEYVMEDQGTGDKAKDSLPSQPPSSCAESISTDGGGLACSDDSDWTLCYKNHLFQV
- the LOC118029100 gene encoding uncharacterized protein isoform X2; the protein is MVALIAPALITPAMLLLYPPLKLLRAVSAPDMMRPAKENSSRQNLFERPLSKKVEKVKRNHPPCLYQWQSGKKRTCSRNEIANAKVSSFSESSGSLVNNKLKSGFGELRKVIIDGVYEGSEANLTPLCKVASGSGLNLGVDGKVMNDDFYEKSSNCNTDSKSTSSNTKTPPVQPSVSPEIQCGSSMKLMTGKPITPATCYGAGHVVSGVTDKRKCRPRGILACGEAKALGSFDSDEDIEHENDIALVENSAVSVLPLPIEASMHWLLSPCDEEDEDQKENPRNRLCGFQRLEVRAMHNSPASIPSGYGGFSPNLCSTSADRSISTVSAGRRRSASLLSPIELPLPEFQGFLATALCDDFAVSPLEEETNNLRGLDGENSPFSIGSLGSGNVIQTPQSDSSSDRRVGASWLQVDGNRKKCSFDSELNSVAEHLQMTSLSPKSHASLWDPTNSSFRFDSLTMPSNSVDLSKFHKILDDRASWFSNSTIENVSQSQMRISWREGLVSRIFEMDEFDCCRYLSDEEHDGSACKIDCSKSHKSPELNVDAATDRISINGFGSTEYVMEDQGTGDKAKDSLPSQPPSSCAESISTDGGGLACSDDSDWTLCYKNHLFQV